One segment of Peromyscus leucopus breed LL Stock chromosome 5, UCI_PerLeu_2.1, whole genome shotgun sequence DNA contains the following:
- the Slc12a4 gene encoding solute carrier family 12 member 4 isoform X3 has translation MPHFTVVPVDGPRRGDYDNLEGLSWVDYGERAEREDSDGQSNHRENSPFLCPLEASRGSDYYDRNLALFEEELDIRPKVSSLLGKLVSYTNLTQGAKDHEEAESGEGARRRAAKAPSMGTLMGVYLPCLQNIFGVILFLRLTWMVGTAGVLQALLIVLICCCCTLLTAISMSAIATNGVVPAGGSYFMISRSLGPEFGGAVGLCFYLGTTFAAAMYILGAIEILLTYIAPPAAIFHPSGTHDMSSATLNNMRVYGTIFLTLMTLVVFVGVKYVNKFASLFLACVIISILSIYAGGIKSIFDPPVFPVCMLGNRTLSRDQFDICAKTVTVNNETVATRLWSFFCHSPNLTTADSCDPYFLLNNVTEIPGIPGAAAGVLQENLWSAYLEKGEVVEKHGLPSTDTLGLKESLSLYVVADIATSFTVLVGIFFPSVTGIMAGSNRSGDLRDAQKSIPVGTILAIVTTSLVYFSSVILFGACIEGVVLRDKYGDGVSRNLVVGTLAWPSPWVIVVGSFFSTCGAGLQSLTGAPRLLQAIAKDNIIPFLRVFGHGKANGEPTWALLLTALIAELGILIASLDMVAPILSMFFLMCYLFVNLACAVQTLLRTPNWRPRFRYYHWALSFLGMSLCLALMFVSSWYYALVAMLIAGMIYKYIEYQGAEKEWGDGIRGLSLSAARYALLRLEEGPPHTKNWRPQLLVLLKLDEDLHVKYPRLLTFASQLKAGKGLTIVGSVIQGSFLESYGEAQAAEQTIKNMMEIEKVKGFCQVVVASKVREGLAHLIQSCGLGGMRHNSVVLGWPYGWRQSEDPRAWKTFIDTVRCTTAAHLALLVPKNIAFYPSNHERYLEGHIDVWWIVHDGGMLMLLPFLLRQHKVWRKCRMRIFTVAQMDDNSIQMKKDLAIFLYHLRLEAEVEVVEMHNSDISAYTYERTLMMEQRSQMLRQMRLTKTERDREAQLVKDRHSALRLESLYSDEEDESAAGADKIQMTWTRDKYMPESWDPSHAPDNFRELVHIKPDQSNVRRMHTAVKLNEVIVTRSHDARLVLLNMPGPPKNSEGDENYMEFLEVLTEGLERVLLVRGGGREVITIYS, from the exons GAAGAATTGGACATTCGCCCAAAGGTCTCATCTCTCCTGGGCAAGCTTGTCAGCTACACCAACCTCACCCAAGGAGCCAAGGACCATGAGGAAGCCGAGAGTGGGGAGGGTGCCCGTCGGAGAGCCGCCAAG GCACCCAGCATGGGCACCCTCATGGGGGTGTACCTTCCCTGCCTGCAGAATATCTTTGGGGTCATCCTCTTCCTGCGGCTGACCTGGATGGTGGGCACAGCTGGGGTGCTGCAGGCCCTCCTCATCGTCCtcatctgctgctgctgt ACCCTGCTGACAGCCATCTCCATGAGTGCCATTGCCACCAACGGTGTGGTGCCAG CCGGTGGCTCCTACTTCATGATTTCCCGTTCACTGGGACCAGAATTTGGAGGTGCTGTGGGCCTGTGCTTCTACTTGGGGACGACATTTGCAGCAGCCATGTATATCCTAGGGGCCATTGAGATCTTGCTG ACCTACATTGCTCCGCCAGCTGCCATCTTTCACCCTTCAGGCACCCATGACATGTCAAGTGCCACCCTGAATAATATGCGGGTGTACGGGACCATTTTTCTGACTTTGATGACCCTGGTGGTGTTTGTTGGTGTCAAGTATGTGAACAAATTTGCCTCGCTTTTCCTGGCCTGTGTGATCATCTCCATCCTTTCCATTTATGCTGGAGGCATCAAGTCTATTTTTGACCCTCCTGTGTTTCC ggtgtgcatgctgggcaaCAGGACCCTGTCTCGGGACCAGTTTGACATCTGTGCCAAGACAGTTACGGTGAACAATGAGACCGTGGCCACCCGGCTGTGGAGTTTCTTCTGCCACAGCCCCAACCTTACTACTGCTGACTCCTGTGACCCCTACTTCCTGCTCAACAATGTGACCGAAATCCCTGGCATACCCGGGGCGGCTGCTGGGGTGCTCCAGG AAAACCTATGGAGTGCTTACCTGGAGAAGGGTGAGGTCGTGGAGAAGCATGGACTGCCCTCTACAGATACCCTTGGCCTGAAGGAGAGCCTGTCCCTGTATGTGGTGGCTGACATTGCCACATCCTTCACTGTGCTGGTTGgcatcttttttccttctgtaacaG GCATCATGGCTGGCTCGAACCGCTCCGGGGACCTCCGTGATGCTCAGAAGTCTATCCCGGTGGGGACCATTCTGGCCATTGTTACCACTTCACTTGTGT ACTTCAGCAGCGTGATTCTCTTTGGTGCCTGCATTGAGGGTGTAGTGCTCCGGGACAA GTATGGTGATGGCGTCAGCAGGAACCTGGTGGTGGGCACCTTGGCCTGGCCTTCCCCCTGGGTCATTGTCGTCGGCTCCTTCTTCTCAACATGTGGTGCTGGCCTCCAAAGCCTGACTGGGGCACCACGTTTATTGCAAGCCATTGCCAAGGATAACATCATCCCCTTCCTCCGG GTGTTTGGCCATGGGAAAGCAAACGGTGAGCCAACGTGGGCACTCCTCCTGACGGCACTCATTGCTGAGCTGGGCATCCTCATCGCCTCCCTTGACATGGTGGCCCCCATTCTGTCCAT GTTCTTTCTGATGTGTTACCTGTTTGTAAACCTGGCCTGTGCTGTTCAGACGCTTCTGAGGACCCCCAACTGGCGGCCCCGATTCAGATACTATCACTG gGCACTGTCCTTCCTGGGCATGAGTCTCTGCCTGGCTCTTATGTTTGTCTCCTCCTGGTACTATGCCCTCGTCGCCATGCTCATCGCAGGCATGATCTACAAGTACATCGAGTACCAAGG GGCTGAGAAGGAGTGGGGTGACGGGATCCGAGGCCTGTCCCTGAGTGCCGCACGCTATGCCctgctgaggctggaggaagggCCTCCTCACACCAAGAACTGGCG GCCTCAGCTCCTGGTGCTGCTGAAGCTAGACGAAGACCTGCATGTGAAGTACCCCCGGCTCCTCACCTTTGCCTCCCAGCTTAAGGCGGGGAAGGGCCTGACAATCGTTGGCTCCGTCATCCAGGGCAGCTTCTTAGAGAGCTATGGTGAGGCTCAGGCTGCTGAGCAG ACAATCAAGAACATGATGGAGATTGAGAAAGTGAAAGGCTtctgccaggtagtggtggccaGCAAGGTCCGAGAGGGGCTGGCCCACCTCATCCAGTCTTGCGGCCTGGGCGGCATGCGACACAACTCTGTGGTGCTGGGCTGGCCCTACGGCTGGCGACAGAGTGAGGACCCACGTGCCTGGAAGACCTTTATTG ACACTGTGCGCTGTACCACAGCTGCCCACCTGGCCCTGCTGGTGCCAAAGAACATAGCTTTCTACCCCAGCAACCACGAGCGCTACCTGGAGGGCCACATTGACGTGTGGTGGATCGTGCATGATGGAGGCATGCTTATGCTTTTGCCCTTCCTGCTGCGCCAACATAAG GTCTGGAGGAAGTGCCGGATGCGCATCTTCACCGTGGCCCAGATGGATGACAACAGCATCCAGATGAAGAAGGATCTAGCCATCTTCCTGTACCACCTCCGCCTGGAAGCGGAAGTGGAGGTGGTCGAGATG CATAACAGTGACATCTCTGCATATACCTATGAGCGGACACTGATGATGGAGCAGCGGTCTCAGATGCTGCGGCAGATGAGGCTGACCAAAACTGAGCGGGATCGAGAG GCGCAGCTGGTCAAGGATAGGCACTCAGCTCTGCGGCTAGAGAGCCTTTACTCAGATGAGGAGGATGAGTCTGCAGCAGGGGCCGACAAGATCCAGATGACATGGACCAGAGACAAGTACATGCCTGAGTCCTGGGACCCCAGCCATGCCCCTGACAACTTCCGGGAGCTGGTGCACATTAAGCC GGATCAGTCCAATGTGCGGCGTATGCACACCGCTGTGAAGCTCAATGAAGTCATTGTCACACGGTCCCACGATGCCCGCCTGGTCCTTCTGAACATGCCTGGCCCCCCTAAGAACAGTGAGGGTGATGAGAACT ACATGGAATTCCTTGAAGTGCTCACTGAGGGCCTTGAACGGGTGTTGTTGGTGCGTGGAGGTGGCCGTGAAGTCATCACCATCTATTCCTGA
- the Slc12a4 gene encoding solute carrier family 12 member 4 isoform X4: MGTLMGVYLPCLQNIFGVILFLRLTWMVGTAGVLQALLIVLICCCCTLLTAISMSAIATNGVVPAGGSYFMISRSLGPEFGGAVGLCFYLGTTFAAAMYILGAIEILLTYIAPPAAIFHPSGTHDMSSATLNNMRVYGTIFLTLMTLVVFVGVKYVNKFASLFLACVIISILSIYAGGIKSIFDPPVFPVCMLGNRTLSRDQFDICAKTVTVNNETVATRLWSFFCHSPNLTTADSCDPYFLLNNVTEIPGIPGAAAGVLQENLWSAYLEKGEVVEKHGLPSTDTLGLKESLSLYVVADIATSFTVLVGIFFPSVTGIMAGSNRSGDLRDAQKSIPVGTILAIVTTSLVYFSSVILFGACIEGVVLRDKYGDGVSRNLVVGTLAWPSPWVIVVGSFFSTCGAGLQSLTGAPRLLQAIAKDNIIPFLRVFGHGKANGEPTWALLLTALIAELGILIASLDMVAPILSMFFLMCYLFVNLACAVQTLLRTPNWRPRFRYYHWALSFLGMSLCLALMFVSSWYYALVAMLIAGMIYKYIEYQGAEKEWGDGIRGLSLSAARYALLRLEEGPPHTKNWRPQLLVLLKLDEDLHVKYPRLLTFASQLKAGKGLTIVGSVIQGSFLESYGEAQAAEQTIKNMMEIEKVKGFCQVVVASKVREGLAHLIQSCGLGGMRHNSVVLGWPYGWRQSEDPRAWKTFIDTVRCTTAAHLALLVPKNIAFYPSNHERYLEGHIDVWWIVHDGGMLMLLPFLLRQHKVWRKCRMRIFTVAQMDDNSIQMKKDLAIFLYHLRLEAEVEVVEMHNSDISAYTYERTLMMEQRSQMLRQMRLTKTERDREAQLVKDRHSALRLESLYSDEEDESAAGADKIQMTWTRDKYMPESWDPSHAPDNFRELVHIKPDQSNVRRMHTAVKLNEVIVTRSHDARLVLLNMPGPPKNSEGDENYMEFLEVLTEGLERVLLVRGGGREVITIYS, encoded by the exons ATGGGCACCCTCATGGGGGTGTACCTTCCCTGCCTGCAGAATATCTTTGGGGTCATCCTCTTCCTGCGGCTGACCTGGATGGTGGGCACAGCTGGGGTGCTGCAGGCCCTCCTCATCGTCCtcatctgctgctgctgt ACCCTGCTGACAGCCATCTCCATGAGTGCCATTGCCACCAACGGTGTGGTGCCAG CCGGTGGCTCCTACTTCATGATTTCCCGTTCACTGGGACCAGAATTTGGAGGTGCTGTGGGCCTGTGCTTCTACTTGGGGACGACATTTGCAGCAGCCATGTATATCCTAGGGGCCATTGAGATCTTGCTG ACCTACATTGCTCCGCCAGCTGCCATCTTTCACCCTTCAGGCACCCATGACATGTCAAGTGCCACCCTGAATAATATGCGGGTGTACGGGACCATTTTTCTGACTTTGATGACCCTGGTGGTGTTTGTTGGTGTCAAGTATGTGAACAAATTTGCCTCGCTTTTCCTGGCCTGTGTGATCATCTCCATCCTTTCCATTTATGCTGGAGGCATCAAGTCTATTTTTGACCCTCCTGTGTTTCC ggtgtgcatgctgggcaaCAGGACCCTGTCTCGGGACCAGTTTGACATCTGTGCCAAGACAGTTACGGTGAACAATGAGACCGTGGCCACCCGGCTGTGGAGTTTCTTCTGCCACAGCCCCAACCTTACTACTGCTGACTCCTGTGACCCCTACTTCCTGCTCAACAATGTGACCGAAATCCCTGGCATACCCGGGGCGGCTGCTGGGGTGCTCCAGG AAAACCTATGGAGTGCTTACCTGGAGAAGGGTGAGGTCGTGGAGAAGCATGGACTGCCCTCTACAGATACCCTTGGCCTGAAGGAGAGCCTGTCCCTGTATGTGGTGGCTGACATTGCCACATCCTTCACTGTGCTGGTTGgcatcttttttccttctgtaacaG GCATCATGGCTGGCTCGAACCGCTCCGGGGACCTCCGTGATGCTCAGAAGTCTATCCCGGTGGGGACCATTCTGGCCATTGTTACCACTTCACTTGTGT ACTTCAGCAGCGTGATTCTCTTTGGTGCCTGCATTGAGGGTGTAGTGCTCCGGGACAA GTATGGTGATGGCGTCAGCAGGAACCTGGTGGTGGGCACCTTGGCCTGGCCTTCCCCCTGGGTCATTGTCGTCGGCTCCTTCTTCTCAACATGTGGTGCTGGCCTCCAAAGCCTGACTGGGGCACCACGTTTATTGCAAGCCATTGCCAAGGATAACATCATCCCCTTCCTCCGG GTGTTTGGCCATGGGAAAGCAAACGGTGAGCCAACGTGGGCACTCCTCCTGACGGCACTCATTGCTGAGCTGGGCATCCTCATCGCCTCCCTTGACATGGTGGCCCCCATTCTGTCCAT GTTCTTTCTGATGTGTTACCTGTTTGTAAACCTGGCCTGTGCTGTTCAGACGCTTCTGAGGACCCCCAACTGGCGGCCCCGATTCAGATACTATCACTG gGCACTGTCCTTCCTGGGCATGAGTCTCTGCCTGGCTCTTATGTTTGTCTCCTCCTGGTACTATGCCCTCGTCGCCATGCTCATCGCAGGCATGATCTACAAGTACATCGAGTACCAAGG GGCTGAGAAGGAGTGGGGTGACGGGATCCGAGGCCTGTCCCTGAGTGCCGCACGCTATGCCctgctgaggctggaggaagggCCTCCTCACACCAAGAACTGGCG GCCTCAGCTCCTGGTGCTGCTGAAGCTAGACGAAGACCTGCATGTGAAGTACCCCCGGCTCCTCACCTTTGCCTCCCAGCTTAAGGCGGGGAAGGGCCTGACAATCGTTGGCTCCGTCATCCAGGGCAGCTTCTTAGAGAGCTATGGTGAGGCTCAGGCTGCTGAGCAG ACAATCAAGAACATGATGGAGATTGAGAAAGTGAAAGGCTtctgccaggtagtggtggccaGCAAGGTCCGAGAGGGGCTGGCCCACCTCATCCAGTCTTGCGGCCTGGGCGGCATGCGACACAACTCTGTGGTGCTGGGCTGGCCCTACGGCTGGCGACAGAGTGAGGACCCACGTGCCTGGAAGACCTTTATTG ACACTGTGCGCTGTACCACAGCTGCCCACCTGGCCCTGCTGGTGCCAAAGAACATAGCTTTCTACCCCAGCAACCACGAGCGCTACCTGGAGGGCCACATTGACGTGTGGTGGATCGTGCATGATGGAGGCATGCTTATGCTTTTGCCCTTCCTGCTGCGCCAACATAAG GTCTGGAGGAAGTGCCGGATGCGCATCTTCACCGTGGCCCAGATGGATGACAACAGCATCCAGATGAAGAAGGATCTAGCCATCTTCCTGTACCACCTCCGCCTGGAAGCGGAAGTGGAGGTGGTCGAGATG CATAACAGTGACATCTCTGCATATACCTATGAGCGGACACTGATGATGGAGCAGCGGTCTCAGATGCTGCGGCAGATGAGGCTGACCAAAACTGAGCGGGATCGAGAG GCGCAGCTGGTCAAGGATAGGCACTCAGCTCTGCGGCTAGAGAGCCTTTACTCAGATGAGGAGGATGAGTCTGCAGCAGGGGCCGACAAGATCCAGATGACATGGACCAGAGACAAGTACATGCCTGAGTCCTGGGACCCCAGCCATGCCCCTGACAACTTCCGGGAGCTGGTGCACATTAAGCC GGATCAGTCCAATGTGCGGCGTATGCACACCGCTGTGAAGCTCAATGAAGTCATTGTCACACGGTCCCACGATGCCCGCCTGGTCCTTCTGAACATGCCTGGCCCCCCTAAGAACAGTGAGGGTGATGAGAACT ACATGGAATTCCTTGAAGTGCTCACTGAGGGCCTTGAACGGGTGTTGTTGGTGCGTGGAGGTGGCCGTGAAGTCATCACCATCTATTCCTGA